Proteins found in one Crassostrea angulata isolate pt1a10 chromosome 3, ASM2561291v2, whole genome shotgun sequence genomic segment:
- the LOC128176372 gene encoding ceramide glucosyltransferase-like, with translation MYYLDPQSLDYILFFLAVVSIIFFAAFWITTIISLIGAKCVLYRKSDLISYDESLSGVSVIKPLMGVDPLLEENLESHFTMKYPNFELLFCVPDDQDPAITLVQRLQEKYPNVDTQLFIGGKEGIINPMVFNMAPAYENAKYPNIWISTSRIKASSDIILDLACKLKKPNVGLVHQMPFVTDQKGFAATLEKVYFGCALPRYYIALNQLNQACCTGMSYMFKKSVVDEVKGLVHYGKYLAEDFFLTHAIHDKGYKLVISAFPAQQNVAGPTVKAFKNRMVRWIRLRINMMPIVSGLAEPLCDVIILSLHSSWAFYHFLGFNPYYFFIGHVILNCVLDYINLRNIQCGPLLFSKFQFIYVWFFREILSTWTFIEAFIQPRTITWGARTYQVRLGGHTTLMRDETKKCKS, from the exons ATGTACTACCTGGACCCGCAGAGCCTGGACTACATCCTGTTCTTCCTGGCCGTGGTCTCCATCATCTTCTTTGCAGCGTTCTGGATCACAACCATCATATCCCTCATAGGAGC GAAATGTGTTCTGTATCGGAAGTCGGACCTGATCTCCTACGACGAGAGTCTCTCGGGGGTGTCGGTCATAAAGCCACTGATGGGAGTGGACCCATTACTGGAGGAAAACCTAGAGAGCCACTTTACCATGAAGTACCCCAAT TTTGAACTTCTGTTCTGTGTGCCAGACGATCAGGATCCTGCCATTACCTTGGTTCAGCGACTCCAGGAGAAATACCCAAATGTGGATACCCAGCTCTTCATAG GTGGAAAAGAGGGCATTATTAATCCAATGGTGTTTAATATGGCCCCTGCATATGAGAATGCAAAATACCCCAATATTTGGATCAGTACCAGTCGTATAAAAG CCTCATCAGATATCATTCTAGACCTTGCATGTAAACTGAAGAAGCCAAATGTTGGTTTAGTTCATCAAATGCCATTTGTTACAGACCAGAAAGGATTTGCAGCTACCTTAGAAAAA GTGTACTTTGGTTGTGCCTTACCCCGGTATTACATCGCCCTGAACCAGTTGAACCAGGCCTGTTGTACAGGGATGTCTTACATGTTCAAAAAGTCTGTGGTGGATGAAGTGAAAGGCTTGGTGCATTATGGAAAATACTTGGCCGAAGACTTCTTTCTCACCCATGCCATTCATGacaa GGGCTACAAACTTGTCATATCAGCATTTCCTGCACAACAGAATGTGGCAGGTCCAACTGTCAAAGCGTTCAAGAATCGCATGGTCAG GTGGATCCGCCTTCGTATCAACATGATGCCCATTGTCAGCGGCCTGGCTGAACCTTTGTGTGATGTCATCATTCTCTCACTCCACTCATCCTGGGCTTTCTATCATTTCCTGGGCTTCAATCCATACTATTTTTTCATCGGCCACGTAATACTCAACTGTGTGCTTGATTACATTAATCTGAGAAACATACAG TGTGGACCATTGCTGTTTTCAAAATTCCAGTTCATTTACGTGTGGTTTTTCCGTGAAATTTTATCCACATGGACCTTTATAGAGGCTTTTATTCAACCGAGAACTATAACCTGGGGGGCTAGGACATACCAGGTTCGACTCGGGGGACATACGACTCTGATGAGAGACGAGACCAAAAAGTGTAAATCCTAG